A window of Acinetobacter sp. TR3 contains these coding sequences:
- the sfnG gene encoding dimethylsulfone monooxygenase SfnG — MTITTSAIKFAYWVPNVSGGLVVSDIEQRTDWSYDYNVRLAQTAERNGFEYALTQIRFTAGYGAENQHESVSFSHALLAKTEKLKVIAAILPGPWKPVLAAKQLATIDYLTQGRIAINVVSGWFRGEFDAIGEPWLEHDERYVRSEEFIRTLKGIWTTDNYSFGGKYYQFQNYTLKPKPLQKPYIEVFQGGSSRAARDMAARVSDWYFTNGNSVEEIKKQVDDVRSKARLVNRQVKIGVNAFIIARDTEEEAKTVLNDIIAQANVEAVNAFGDATREAGAAAPERAGNWATSTFDDLVQYNDGFKTNLIGTPQQIAERIVDLKNVGVDLVLSGFLHFIEEVEYFGEKVLPLVRQLEQQQEIQLEAKSA; from the coding sequence ATGACAATAACAACATCTGCAATTAAATTTGCCTACTGGGTTCCCAATGTAAGTGGTGGTCTCGTTGTCAGCGATATCGAACAACGTACCGACTGGAGCTATGACTATAACGTACGACTGGCACAAACCGCAGAACGCAACGGCTTCGAATATGCACTCACCCAAATCCGTTTTACCGCAGGCTATGGTGCAGAAAACCAACATGAATCAGTCAGTTTTAGCCATGCCCTCTTGGCTAAAACTGAAAAACTAAAGGTGATTGCAGCCATTCTACCTGGTCCTTGGAAACCTGTGCTTGCGGCCAAACAGCTGGCAACCATTGACTACCTCACCCAAGGGCGTATTGCGATTAATGTGGTCAGTGGCTGGTTCCGTGGCGAATTTGATGCGATTGGCGAACCTTGGCTTGAACACGATGAACGTTATGTTCGTTCAGAAGAATTTATTCGTACTCTCAAAGGCATCTGGACCACTGACAATTACAGCTTTGGCGGCAAATATTATCAATTCCAGAATTACACGCTTAAACCAAAACCTTTGCAAAAACCTTACATCGAAGTGTTTCAAGGCGGCAGTTCTCGTGCCGCACGTGATATGGCTGCACGTGTATCAGATTGGTATTTTACCAATGGTAATAGTGTCGAAGAAATTAAAAAACAAGTCGATGATGTTCGCAGTAAAGCCAGACTGGTCAATCGACAGGTCAAAATTGGCGTGAATGCCTTTATTATCGCCCGTGATACTGAGGAAGAAGCCAAAACCGTATTGAATGACATCATTGCACAAGCCAATGTCGAAGCCGTGAATGCCTTCGGTGATGCGACCCGTGAAGCAGGTGCAGCCGCCCCTGAGCGTGCGGGTAATTGGGCAACATCCACCTTTGATGATCTGGTTCAATATAACGATGGTTTTAAAACCAATCTGATCGGTACACCACAGCAAATTGCAGAACGGATTGTGGACTTAAAAAATGTAGGCGTTGATCTTGTTTTATCAGGCTTTCTTCACTTTATTGAGGAAGTTGAATATTTTGGAGAAAAAGTTCTACCGCTGGTTCGTCAGCTTGAACAACAACAGGAAATTCAATTGGAGGCAAAATCAGCATAA
- the acs gene encoding acetate--CoA ligase, protein MKEIYPVPDKFKEMARTSEADYFKRYQDSIEQPEAFWAAEAQNIDWIKPFTQVKNTSFNADNFKIEWFTDGELNVSANCLDRHLKDNPLKPAIIWEGDHPSRHKIISFSELHDEVCRFANVLKKQGIRKGDRVVLYMPMVPEAAIAMLACARIGAVHCVVFGGFSPDSLASRIEDSQAKLVISADAGMRGGKLIPLKENVDAALEIDGTSSVENVIVVHRTGNPIQFNAERDVWYHLAIMEVDEHCPPEPMKAEDPLFILYTSGSTGKPKGVLHTTGGYLVYVNTTFREVFDLKEDDVYWCTADVGWITGHSYLLYGPLSNATTTVMFEGIPQYPTWARIGHVIDKHNITILYTAPTAIRAMMREGDAYVRESDRSSLRLLGSVGEPINPEAWNWYHEVVGEGRCPIVDTWWQTETGGILISPLPGATALKPGSATRPFFGVQPALVDGEGNELDGATEGNLVIKDSWPGQMRTIWGDPERFIEAYFSTFKGYYFTGDGARRDADGYYWITGRVDDVLNVSGHRLGTAEIESALVAHEAVAEAAVVGMPHDIKGQGICTFVTLQADVAESEELRKELVSWVRKVLGPVATPDALHWAPALPKTRSGKIMRRILRKIAANELDSLGDTSTLAEPAVVEHLIATVYPNR, encoded by the coding sequence ATGAAAGAAATCTACCCAGTGCCTGATAAATTCAAAGAAATGGCAAGAACCTCGGAAGCAGACTATTTCAAACGTTATCAGGATTCAATCGAGCAGCCTGAAGCATTTTGGGCAGCAGAAGCACAAAACATTGACTGGATTAAGCCATTTACACAGGTTAAAAATACAAGTTTTAACGCAGATAATTTCAAAATTGAGTGGTTCACCGATGGTGAACTGAATGTTTCAGCCAACTGTTTAGATCGTCATCTCAAAGATAATCCTTTAAAGCCCGCGATTATCTGGGAAGGTGATCATCCTTCACGTCATAAAATCATTTCATTTTCTGAACTACACGATGAAGTCTGTCGTTTTGCCAATGTGCTAAAGAAGCAAGGTATTCGCAAGGGTGATCGTGTGGTGCTATATATGCCAATGGTGCCTGAAGCAGCAATTGCTATGTTGGCCTGCGCACGAATTGGTGCTGTGCATTGTGTGGTATTTGGTGGGTTTTCACCAGACTCATTGGCCAGTCGTATTGAAGATAGCCAAGCAAAATTAGTGATTAGCGCTGACGCAGGCATGCGCGGCGGCAAGCTCATTCCACTGAAAGAAAATGTAGATGCCGCATTAGAAATTGATGGAACCAGTAGTGTCGAAAATGTGATTGTGGTGCATCGTACAGGGAATCCGATTCAGTTCAATGCTGAGCGTGATGTTTGGTATCACCTTGCGATTATGGAAGTAGACGAACACTGTCCACCAGAACCGATGAAAGCAGAAGATCCGCTATTCATTTTGTACACCTCGGGTTCAACAGGTAAACCGAAAGGCGTGTTACATACTACAGGTGGTTATCTGGTTTATGTCAACACCACCTTTAGAGAAGTCTTTGATCTCAAAGAAGATGATGTATATTGGTGTACCGCCGATGTGGGCTGGATTACGGGACATAGTTATTTACTTTATGGTCCGTTGAGTAATGCCACTACTACGGTCATGTTTGAGGGAATTCCACAATATCCAACTTGGGCACGTATTGGTCATGTGATTGATAAGCACAACATCACCATTCTGTATACTGCGCCGACTGCGATTCGCGCCATGATGCGTGAAGGCGATGCTTATGTACGTGAAAGTGATCGGAGTAGTTTACGCCTACTTGGTTCAGTAGGTGAGCCGATCAATCCAGAAGCATGGAACTGGTACCATGAAGTGGTGGGTGAAGGCCGTTGCCCAATTGTCGATACATGGTGGCAAACAGAGACAGGTGGAATTCTAATTTCACCATTACCAGGTGCAACTGCACTCAAACCGGGTTCTGCAACACGTCCATTCTTTGGAGTACAACCTGCGTTAGTCGATGGCGAAGGAAATGAATTGGACGGAGCAACCGAAGGTAATTTGGTCATTAAAGACTCATGGCCCGGTCAAATGAGAACGATTTGGGGCGATCCAGAGCGCTTTATTGAAGCTTATTTCTCAACTTTTAAAGGCTATTATTTTACTGGTGATGGTGCGCGCCGTGATGCTGATGGCTATTACTGGATCACTGGGCGTGTTGATGATGTACTGAACGTTTCAGGTCATCGTTTGGGGACAGCCGAGATTGAAAGTGCATTGGTTGCACATGAAGCTGTGGCTGAGGCGGCAGTTGTTGGCATGCCACATGACATTAAAGGTCAAGGGATTTGTACTTTTGTCACCTTGCAAGCTGATGTCGCGGAATCTGAGGAGCTACGCAAGGAGTTAGTGAGTTGGGTGCGTAAAGTGCTTGGGCCAGTGGCTACTCCTGATGCACTGCATTGGGCACCCGCTTTGCCGAAAACTCGTTCAGGTAAAATCATGCGTCGTATCTTGAGAAAGATTGCGGCTAATGAATTGGATAGCTTAGGCGATACTTCAACACTGGCTGAGCCGGCTGTGGTTGAACATCTGATTGCCACAGTTTATCCAAACCGATAA
- a CDS encoding alkene reductase: MAELNSALQVGDFTIKNRLVLAPLTRSRSGAERIPNDLMVEYYQQRANAGLIITEATVISPKAVGYANTPGLWSQEQAQAWNKIVEAVHSQGSKIVVQLWHVGRISHPDLLDGDIPVAPSAIQPAGEVSLLRPKRPFVTPRALSHEEIQEIVAQYKHAAELAKAAGFDGVELHAANGYLIDQFLQSTTNHRDDEYGGSIENRARLLLQVVDAFIEVWGAGRVGVHLAPRADSHDMGDADPLATFGYVVEQLDQRNIGFIFTREYAAEDSLQPQLRPKFKGVWIANEKLTPASAKQILETEQADAVAFGLAYIANPDLLERLEHNLPLNQVQFDTLYGVGAAGYTDYPVLEKLEA, translated from the coding sequence ATGGCTGAACTAAATTCTGCATTACAAGTAGGTGATTTTACGATTAAAAACCGTTTGGTTTTAGCACCTTTGACGAGATCTCGTAGTGGTGCTGAGCGTATTCCGAACGATTTAATGGTGGAATATTATCAACAACGTGCCAATGCAGGCTTAATTATTACCGAAGCGACGGTGATTAGCCCGAAAGCGGTTGGTTATGCCAATACGCCAGGCTTATGGTCGCAAGAGCAAGCTCAAGCATGGAACAAAATTGTTGAAGCTGTACATTCTCAGGGTTCAAAGATTGTTGTTCAGCTCTGGCACGTGGGTCGTATTTCACATCCTGACTTATTGGATGGTGATATTCCAGTTGCACCAAGTGCGATTCAACCCGCAGGTGAAGTGAGTTTACTGCGTCCAAAACGTCCTTTCGTTACCCCTCGTGCTTTATCGCATGAAGAAATCCAAGAAATCGTCGCACAATATAAACATGCGGCTGAGTTAGCGAAAGCAGCAGGTTTTGATGGTGTTGAATTGCATGCAGCCAATGGTTATTTGATCGATCAATTTCTACAAAGTACCACGAACCATCGTGATGATGAATATGGTGGTTCGATTGAAAATCGCGCACGTTTATTATTACAAGTGGTCGATGCATTTATAGAAGTTTGGGGTGCTGGGCGTGTGGGTGTCCACCTTGCACCACGTGCAGATTCGCACGATATGGGCGATGCAGATCCATTAGCGACTTTTGGTTATGTGGTTGAACAATTAGATCAACGCAATATTGGTTTTATTTTCACGCGTGAATATGCAGCGGAAGATAGTTTACAGCCGCAACTCCGCCCTAAATTCAAAGGGGTGTGGATTGCTAACGAGAAATTAACACCAGCTTCAGCAAAACAAATTTTAGAAACTGAGCAAGCAGATGCTGTGGCTTTTGGATTAGCTTATATTGCCAATCCAGATCTATTAGAACGTTTGGAACATAATTTGCCTTTAAATCAGGTTCAATTCGATACTTTATATGGCGTAGGCGCAGCGGGTTATACCGATTATCCTGTATTGGAAAAGTTAGAAGCTTAA
- a CDS encoding winged helix-turn-helix transcriptional regulator, translating into MNIELDPIDLKIIELLKQDSRLSHKEIGQRVHRTGQAVGARIAQLMDAGIIKNYTVAINYEHKQFIQLFMNDQQAFVEVELLVKQYEQVDECFKILGNACYMIVSHFNPSQLNEFIEQLSQWCRYSVETVMREIETA; encoded by the coding sequence ATGAATATTGAACTTGATCCGATTGATCTAAAAATTATTGAATTGCTGAAACAAGATTCGCGTTTAAGCCATAAAGAAATAGGACAGCGAGTGCATCGTACTGGGCAAGCTGTTGGCGCTCGTATTGCACAGTTAATGGATGCAGGAATCATCAAAAATTACACCGTTGCGATCAACTACGAACATAAGCAGTTTATTCAATTGTTTATGAATGATCAGCAAGCGTTTGTCGAAGTTGAATTACTGGTTAAACAATACGAGCAGGTGGATGAGTGTTTTAAAATTCTCGGCAATGCCTGCTATATGATCGTTAGCCATTTTAATCCATCACAATTAAATGAGTTTATTGAGCAACTGTCGCAGTGGTGCCGATATTCGGTTGAAACGGTCATGCGGGAAATTGAGACTGCTTAA
- a CDS encoding DUF805 domain-containing protein — protein MFDQTLSASIQPQYDHPLSAKGRFNRLSYLGWYGLLSISWTVLFILIATISASLSVNNVQIHEPILSAFSGIGGIALIALWFAGFYFQIVFLIRRLHDLNKTGWLCLLLLVPIIQFFFTLYVLFAAGTPHRNDYGDVRPSTTWEKLFAWIMIILSLMMIFGMFIFSYYFASPDFWGTPTQILQNTTEYF, from the coding sequence ATGTTCGATCAAACGTTATCTGCCTCAATTCAGCCTCAATACGATCACCCTTTATCTGCTAAAGGACGTTTTAATCGCTTAAGCTATCTAGGTTGGTATGGTTTACTGAGTATCAGTTGGACGGTTCTTTTCATTCTTATTGCCACAATTTCGGCGAGTCTAAGTGTAAATAATGTACAGATTCATGAACCAATCTTATCTGCATTTTCAGGAATCGGAGGAATTGCACTGATTGCACTATGGTTTGCTGGCTTTTATTTTCAGATCGTTTTTTTAATCCGACGTTTACACGATCTAAATAAAACAGGATGGCTATGTCTATTATTACTCGTGCCAATCATTCAATTCTTTTTTACACTTTATGTCTTATTTGCAGCAGGCACACCTCATCGCAATGATTATGGCGATGTCCGCCCATCCACCACATGGGAAAAACTATTTGCATGGATCATGATTATATTGAGTTTAATGATGATATTTGGCATGTTTATCTTTAGCTATTATTTTGCTAGCCCTGACTTCTGGGGTACACCAACCCAGATCTTACAAAATACAACTGAGTATTTTTAA
- a CDS encoding 3-deoxy-D-manno-octulosonic acid transferase produces the protein MAQQNAVQQTPFWYNFLLICLKPLYRWKIKQRAESDALFQQECLERFGPFQAPKNLNTIWFHVVSVGETNAAQPLIEHYLKLGHTVLVTNTTKTGQARAKSLFSEKYPALFQAVYLPVDQKPLLKQFFELYQPKLLALVETEIWPNLIAQAKQKQIPCILLNARLSAKSAKGYGKVRRLTQPMLQQLTWLLAQDIATQQRYVDLGLDQAKSQVVGNIKFDIAAPEQYVQQAEQLKQDWQLADRQIIVLASTHAPEEESLLKQLQPHLNSNPNLLCIIVPRHPERFDEVYKVCQSLNLNTQRRSLKQPIQIDTQVFLADSMGEMWLWYALSQACFVGGSLNEPGGGHNILEPMVLDVPTVIGPRYFNFQSIVDEFVAEHGILIGTDAAQVVQQLLSCLDDRIQAQQLIEQAELVLQRNKGSLQKHIQLINHYLEFKALS, from the coding sequence ATGGCGCAGCAAAACGCGGTACAGCAAACACCATTTTGGTATAACTTTTTACTGATATGTCTCAAGCCTTTATATCGCTGGAAAATCAAACAACGGGCTGAAAGCGATGCGCTATTTCAACAAGAATGTCTAGAGCGTTTTGGACCGTTTCAAGCGCCTAAAAATTTAAATACGATTTGGTTTCATGTGGTATCGGTTGGAGAAACCAATGCTGCTCAACCTTTGATTGAGCACTATCTAAAACTTGGACACACAGTTTTAGTGACTAACACCACCAAGACAGGACAAGCCAGAGCCAAGAGCTTATTTTCCGAAAAATATCCTGCACTTTTTCAGGCGGTCTATTTGCCTGTTGATCAAAAGCCATTACTGAAACAATTTTTTGAGCTGTATCAACCGAAACTTCTTGCTCTAGTTGAAACTGAAATTTGGCCAAATTTGATTGCGCAAGCCAAACAGAAGCAAATCCCATGTATCTTATTGAATGCTCGTCTTTCAGCAAAATCAGCGAAAGGTTATGGCAAAGTTCGCCGTTTGACACAGCCAATGTTGCAGCAACTCACATGGTTATTGGCTCAAGACATTGCGACACAACAGCGTTATGTGGATTTAGGTTTAGATCAAGCCAAGAGTCAGGTTGTTGGTAATATTAAATTTGATATCGCTGCGCCAGAGCAGTACGTGCAGCAAGCTGAACAGTTAAAACAAGATTGGCAATTGGCAGATCGGCAGATTATCGTACTTGCAAGTACACATGCACCTGAAGAAGAAAGTCTGCTGAAACAATTACAGCCACATTTAAATTCAAATCCCAATTTACTCTGTATCATCGTGCCGCGTCATCCTGAGCGTTTTGATGAGGTGTATAAAGTTTGCCAAAGTTTAAACTTAAATACGCAACGCCGTAGTCTTAAACAGCCAATTCAAATTGATACACAGGTTTTTCTAGCGGATAGTATGGGCGAAATGTGGCTGTGGTATGCGCTGAGCCAAGCTTGTTTTGTTGGTGGTTCATTGAATGAGCCGGGTGGCGGACACAATATTTTAGAACCGATGGTTTTAGATGTACCGACTGTGATTGGTCCACGCTATTTTAATTTCCAAAGTATCGTGGATGAGTTTGTGGCTGAACACGGAATTTTGATTGGAACAGATGCGGCACAAGTGGTACAGCAACTTTTGAGTTGTTTAGATGACCGAATACAGGCTCAGCAATTGATTGAACAGGCCGAATTGGTTCTGCAACGAAATAAAGGCTCTCTCCAAAAGCATATTCAATTGATTAATCATTATTTAGAATTCAAAGCTTTGTCATGA
- a CDS encoding cysteine hydrolase family protein codes for MKQALLIIDVQNDYFKNGKMELVNPDLALAKTNLLEDHFIQNNLPIIYIQHINPASASFFQENTVGVALHPQLKVTDRSLIVEKHFPNSFLETNLQALLQQHQVEQLVITGMMTHVCIDSGTRAAKELGYQPIVIADATATRDLEHDAKIAKAADVQTAFLSALSFFATVQNTADFLAQN; via the coding sequence ATGAAACAAGCCTTACTGATTATTGATGTCCAAAACGATTATTTTAAAAATGGCAAAATGGAATTGGTTAATCCAGACCTTGCTCTGGCGAAAACCAATCTATTAGAAGATCATTTTATTCAAAACAATTTACCCATTATTTACATTCAACACATAAACCCTGCCTCTGCCAGTTTCTTTCAAGAAAATACTGTGGGTGTTGCATTACATCCACAACTTAAAGTCACAGATCGCTCACTGATTGTTGAAAAACATTTTCCCAATAGCTTTCTGGAAACCAATCTTCAGGCGTTGTTACAGCAGCATCAAGTTGAGCAGTTAGTGATAACTGGCATGATGACCCATGTCTGTATTGATTCAGGTACACGTGCAGCGAAAGAACTTGGCTACCAACCGATTGTGATCGCCGACGCGACTGCAACCCGTGATCTTGAACATGATGCTAAGATCGCCAAAGCAGCCGATGTACAAACAGCATTTTTATCTGCACTCAGTTTCTTTGCCACGGTACAAAACACTGCTGATTTTTTAGCACAGAATTAA
- a CDS encoding mechanosensitive ion channel family protein, protein MANEQTTLTEVAKDTGELIHQAGAKTTQTVLAHTEKYHDAYTTIDKIMDSFWERVPYICIAITVFVIFWLLTKLFKFFIHKTLENRSYTRQNLVLVLNRVGSTFILFFGFLIALVIAIPGFTPSQLIGALGIGSVAIGFAFKDIFQNLLSGILILLSEPFRIGDDIVVNGFEGNVEDIQIRATFLRSPDGRRIVIPNATVYTSAVTVNNAYQRRRCEFVVGIGYEDDMQKAKKIIMDILDRNLNVLSQPSFSVNVTALADFSINLTVRWWVNTTETTTSASISEIQELVVTAFDEKGISIPYPVQEVKVYRGDQSEPINLDK, encoded by the coding sequence GTGGCAAATGAGCAAACGACATTAACTGAGGTCGCTAAAGATACTGGTGAATTGATTCATCAAGCAGGTGCAAAAACCACGCAAACGGTATTGGCACATACTGAAAAATATCATGATGCCTATACCACCATCGATAAAATCATGGACAGCTTTTGGGAGCGTGTACCGTATATCTGTATTGCGATCACAGTATTTGTCATTTTTTGGCTACTGACTAAGTTATTTAAATTCTTTATTCACAAAACTTTGGAAAACCGTAGTTACACCCGACAAAACTTGGTATTGGTGCTCAACCGTGTCGGAAGCACTTTTATTCTATTCTTTGGTTTTTTAATTGCATTGGTCATCGCTATTCCAGGTTTCACCCCAAGCCAGTTAATCGGAGCATTGGGAATCGGTTCTGTTGCAATCGGTTTCGCTTTCAAAGATATTTTCCAAAACTTGCTATCAGGTATCTTAATTTTACTCAGTGAACCTTTCCGCATCGGCGATGATATTGTTGTGAATGGTTTTGAAGGCAATGTTGAAGATATCCAGATTCGTGCAACCTTTTTACGCTCACCTGATGGTCGCCGTATCGTGATTCCCAATGCAACGGTGTATACCAGTGCCGTTACAGTGAACAATGCCTATCAGCGTCGTCGTTGTGAGTTTGTCGTTGGTATTGGTTATGAAGATGATATGCAGAAAGCAAAAAAAATCATTATGGATATTTTAGACCGTAATCTTAATGTACTGAGTCAACCCAGCTTCTCGGTCAATGTCACCGCACTTGCAGATTTCTCAATTAATTTAACCGTGCGTTGGTGGGTAAATACCACAGAAACCACCACATCTGCATCAATTAGTGAAATTCAAGAACTTGTCGTGACCGCCTTCGATGAGAAAGGAATTTCGATTCCTTATCCAGTACAGGAAGTTAAAGTCTATCGTGGTGATCAATCAGAGCCGATCAACCTAGATAAATAA
- a CDS encoding 16S rRNA (uracil(1498)-N(3))-methyltransferase: MNIVLLEANHITTADDVWQIENPRQLQHLRQHIQLNCGDTLKVGVRNGQRYLTEVISVSEQQICIRPIQLEAIPEKLPVHLILALPRPKVLRRIIMDAVTLGVERISLIHSYRVDKSYWQSPFLQQLDDYVTLGLEQAGDTIAPEIQLYKRFKPFVEDVLPTFISDEKPAYVAHPYAEQQMPSAIQHSCSLIVGPEGGFIPYEVDLLKKNGCQAMSLGNRILRTETAVSHILGRLFI; encoded by the coding sequence ATGAATATTGTTTTACTTGAAGCTAATCACATCACGACAGCGGATGATGTCTGGCAGATTGAAAATCCGCGTCAATTACAACATTTACGACAGCATATTCAGTTGAATTGTGGAGATACTTTAAAAGTCGGCGTGCGTAACGGTCAGCGCTATCTTACGGAAGTAATATCTGTTTCTGAACAACAGATTTGCATAAGACCGATTCAACTGGAAGCCATTCCTGAAAAGCTGCCTGTGCATTTAATTCTAGCTTTACCACGTCCTAAAGTATTGCGCCGTATCATCATGGATGCGGTGACTTTAGGCGTGGAACGGATCAGTTTGATTCATAGTTATCGAGTGGATAAAAGCTATTGGCAAAGCCCATTTTTACAGCAGCTTGATGATTATGTGACTTTAGGTTTAGAGCAGGCAGGTGATACGATTGCACCTGAAATTCAATTGTATAAACGCTTTAAACCTTTTGTTGAAGATGTTTTGCCTACATTTATTTCAGATGAAAAACCTGCTTATGTCGCACACCCTTATGCAGAACAGCAGATGCCATCTGCGATTCAGCATTCATGTAGTCTGATCGTTGGTCCAGAAGGTGGATTTATTCCGTATGAGGTGGATTTGCTCAAAAAAAATGGCTGCCAAGCAATGAGCTTAGGCAACCGAATTTTACGAACTGAAACGGCAGTATCACATATTTTAGGGCGATTATTTATCTAG
- the msuE gene encoding FMN reductase has translation MSNHNTLSTPLNIVAVSGGLNSPSKTESLVQAILDELSEAINIKVHFVKLSEIGPLLGGAIYRNQLPQRVQDDLAAVEAADALIVGTPVYRASFTGLFKHFFDFVEQTALVDVPVLLAASGGSDRHALVLEHQLRPLFSFFQAQTLPIGVYATDRDFTPEYTVKSEQLSDRVTLAVARALPILEWAPAKGQRAAAIKTKTEQANQNLGINKQIEQAEVLPSAAVPDLDAAESRLHPKSAKNLTHVA, from the coding sequence ATGTCCAATCACAATACTCTCTCTACTCCTCTTAATATTGTTGCAGTATCTGGTGGTTTAAACAGCCCATCAAAAACAGAAAGCTTAGTTCAGGCGATTCTTGATGAACTTTCAGAAGCAATTAATATTAAAGTACATTTCGTCAAGCTGAGTGAAATTGGGCCTTTACTGGGTGGTGCGATTTATCGTAATCAGCTGCCACAACGGGTACAAGATGATTTGGCTGCGGTTGAAGCGGCAGATGCATTAATTGTTGGAACACCTGTTTATCGTGCTTCATTTACAGGCTTATTTAAGCATTTCTTCGACTTTGTTGAGCAAACAGCTCTGGTTGATGTACCCGTTTTACTGGCAGCCTCAGGTGGCAGTGATCGTCATGCTTTGGTTCTAGAACATCAATTACGCCCACTATTTAGCTTCTTCCAAGCACAAACCTTGCCTATTGGCGTCTATGCCACCGATCGTGATTTTACGCCTGAGTATACGGTTAAAAGTGAGCAATTGTCTGATCGCGTGACCTTAGCTGTGGCACGTGCTTTACCGATTTTGGAATGGGCACCTGCCAAAGGCCAGCGTGCTGCGGCAATTAAAACAAAAACTGAACAAGCGAATCAGAATCTCGGCATTAACAAACAGATTGAACAGGCAGAAGTGCTCCCATCGGCGGCTGTGCCCGATTTAGATGCAGCTGAATCTCGCTTACACCCGAAGTCAGCCAAGAATTTAACCCACGTCGCATAA
- a CDS encoding ArsR/SmtB family transcription factor, translating into MDIDVISKALANPLRRQILQWLKEPEQFLPVQECGGSFERGVCAGHIERLGKVAQSTMSNHLSVLQQAGLIQVEKYGQWSYFTRNEALIQQYIEHLKQTL; encoded by the coding sequence ATGGATATTGATGTTATAAGCAAGGCCTTAGCCAATCCATTACGTCGACAGATTTTGCAATGGCTGAAAGAGCCTGAGCAATTTTTACCGGTGCAGGAATGTGGTGGCAGTTTTGAACGAGGCGTATGTGCAGGTCATATTGAACGTCTAGGCAAAGTTGCACAATCAACCATGTCAAACCATTTGTCTGTGTTACAGCAGGCAGGTTTGATTCAAGTTGAGAAATACGGGCAGTGGTCCTATTTCACCAGAAACGAAGCTTTGATTCAGCAATACATCGAACATTTAAAACAAACACTTTAA